ATCAGCCCGAACGCCGTGGACACGAACGCCTCGGTGAGGTCGGACGCCCCGCCCAGCTTCGTGATGGTCTCCCGGGTGCCCTCGCTGTCGCCCACGATGTCGCCGACACCCTCGATCACCCCGCCGATGATCAGCCCGTACGCCGCGAACCCGGCGGTCCAGGCCGCCAGCGAGCCGCGCTGCAGCCGCCAGGCCAGCGCCAGCGGCGTGCGCAGGGACGGGGCGGCCTCGGCCGGGCCCGACCTCGGGGGCAGGAGCCCGGCGCCCAGGTCCCGCCGCTCCACCAGGGAGTACGCCAGGCCCGCGAGCAGCACCGCTCCCGCCACCGGCAGCGCCAACACCCACCAGCGCTCGTCGGAGTACGGGCGCAGGTGCTGGAACCAGCCGATCGGCGACAGCCACGACAACCAGGCGGGGCCCTCGTCGCCGCCCGCGTCGCCGGCGGCGCGGAGCAGGAACGCGGCGCCGAGGACGCCGATCGCGATCCCCCTGGCCGTCCGGGCGTTCTCGGTCACCTGGGCCGCGACCGCCGCGACCGCGGTGAAGAAGGCGCCGACCGCCATCCAGCCCAGCCCGTAGGCGAGCGCGCCGCCCACGCCCTTCCCGAGCATGGTGAGGGTGACGAGGGAGGCGACCGCGAGGTCGGCGACGAGCGCGATCGCGATGCCCACGGTGAGGGGCGCGTGCCGGCCGACCACCCCGGCGCCGATCAGCTCCAGCCGGCCGTCCTCCTCCTCGGCTCGGGTGTGCCGGATCACCAGCAGGATGCTCATGATGCCGATCATCACCGCCCCGACCGCGCCGAGCCGCCAGGCGGTCAGCGCGCCGATCGAGTCGCCGAAGGCGGGCCCGTAGAAGGTCAGCAGCGAGGCGTTGCCGTCGATGGTGCCGACGAAGTCCCGACGCTCGGACGCCGTCGGGTACAGACCCTCGTAACTGGCGGCCGTGGAGGCCACCAGCAGGGTCAACAGGATCGCCCACACCGGGATCACGATCCGGTCCCGGCGCAGTGCCAGCCGCAGCAGCGTGCGGGCCCCCGTGGTGGCGGTCATCGTGCCGCCACCTCGGCCCTCGCCTCGGCGTCCCGATCGCCGGTGTAGTGCCGCAGGAACAGCTCCTCCAGCGTGGGCGGCCGGCTGACCAGGCTCACCACGCCGATGTCGACCAGATGCCGCAGCACGCCGTCGAGGCGGGCGCTGTCCACCTCGAACCGCACCTTGGCCCCGTCGGCCTCCAGATCGTGCACACCGGGCAGGGCGGCCAGCCCGTCCGGCGGCCGGGACAGCTCGACGTGGATGGAGGTGCGGGTGAGGTGGCGCAGGTCGGCCAATGTCCCGGACTCCACCGCACGGCCCTTGCGGATGATGGTGACCCGGTCGCAGAGCGCCTCGACCTCGCTGAGGATGTGGCTGGAGAGCAGCACCGTTCGGCCGCGCCGCCGCTCGTCCTCGACGCACCGCTGGAAGACCTCCTCCATCAGCGGGTCGAGGCCGGAGGTGGGCTCGTCCAGGATGAGCAGCTCCACGTCGGAGGCGAACGCCGCGACCAGCGCCACCTTCTGCCGGTTGCCCTTGGAGTAGGCGCGGCCCTTCTTGCGCGGATCCAGCTCGAACCGCTCCAGGAGGTCGGCGCGACGCTGCCGGTTCAGCCCGCCGCGCAGTCGCCCGAGGAGGTCGATCACCTCGCCCCCGGACAGGTTCGGCCACAGCGTGACGTCGCCGGGAACGTACGCGAGCCGCCGGTGCAGCGTCGCCGCGTCCCGCCAGGGATCGCCGCCGAGCAGCTCGGCGGAGCCCGCGTCCGCCCGCAGCAGCCCCAGCAGCACTCGGATCGTGGTGGACTTGCCGGCGCCGTTGGGGCCGAGGAAGCCGTGCACCTCTCCGGGGACGACGGTCAGGTCGAGCCCGTCGAGCGCGCGTGCCCGGCCGAAGGTCTTCACCAG
The DNA window shown above is from Thermomonospora umbrina and carries:
- a CDS encoding ABC transporter permease, yielding MTATTGARTLLRLALRRDRIVIPVWAILLTLLVASTAASYEGLYPTASERRDFVGTIDGNASLLTFYGPAFGDSIGALTAWRLGAVGAVMIGIMSILLVIRHTRAEEEDGRLELIGAGVVGRHAPLTVGIAIALVADLAVASLVTLTMLGKGVGGALAYGLGWMAVGAFFTAVAAVAAQVTENARTARGIAIGVLGAAFLLRAAGDAGGDEGPAWLSWLSPIGWFQHLRPYSDERWWVLALPVAGAVLLAGLAYSLVERRDLGAGLLPPRSGPAEAAPSLRTPLALAWRLQRGSLAAWTAGFAAYGLIIGGVIEGVGDIVGDSEGTRETITKLGGASDLTEAFVSTAFGLMAIVASIYAVQAVLRLRGEETGQRAEPLLACSVGRLRWSAGHALIALAGTALLMAVAGVTTGLTYGATAGDLDGRLADTLSAALVQIPAAWVPAGIALALFGLAPRATAGVWAAVAAFLLLGQLGPLLGLDQWAMDLSPFTHVPKLPGAAMTAAPMVWLAAVTVAAAAAGYHGFRRRDVAA
- a CDS encoding ABC transporter ATP-binding protein is translated as MNTAISVSGLVKTFGRARALDGLDLTVVPGEVHGFLGPNGAGKSTTIRVLLGLLRADAGSAELLGGDPWRDAATLHRRLAYVPGDVTLWPNLSGGEVIDLLGRLRGGLNRQRRADLLERFELDPRKKGRAYSKGNRQKVALVAAFASDVELLILDEPTSGLDPLMEEVFQRCVEDERRRGRTVLLSSHILSEVEALCDRVTIIRKGRAVESGTLADLRHLTRTSIHVELSRPPDGLAALPGVHDLEADGAKVRFEVDSARLDGVLRHLVDIGVVSLVSRPPTLEELFLRHYTGDRDAEARAEVAAR